Proteins from a genomic interval of Melospiza georgiana isolate bMelGeo1 chromosome 20, bMelGeo1.pri, whole genome shotgun sequence:
- the ZBTB6 gene encoding zinc finger and BTB domain-containing protein 6 yields MAADSEVLHFQFEQQGDAVLQKMNLLRQQNLFCDVSIYINDTEFQGHKVIFAACSTFMRDQFLLNQSRQVRITILQSAEVGRKLLLSCYTGALEVKRKELLKYLTAASYLQMVHIVEKCTEALSKYLEIDASMESGTQAAEGCHSSDAELRSGDEVLDKDCEIIEISEDSPENEEYPVKQEDGDGDGDGDGPHPAAQSLVSERKDTKSPEISTVEIGYKDDEICIFRMDSMGVANVENDHFPQPCTSSKTNLYFPETQHSLINSTVESRNTEMPGNHFQAFVGDNPEGTSSGANGFQSLEDSGSSWRHQCPKCPRGFLHLENYLRHLKMHKLFLCLQCGKTFTQKKNLNRHIRGHMGIRPFQCMVCLKTFTAKSTLQDHLNIHSGDRPYKCHCCDMDFKHKSALKKHLTSVHGRSSSEKPNLNTITKVKIDYD; encoded by the coding sequence ATGGCGGCGGACTCGGAGGTGCTGCACTTCCAGTTCGAGCAGCAGGGCGATGCCGTGCTGCAAAAGATGAACCTCCTGCGGCAGCAGAACCTCTTCTGCGACGTGTCCATCTACATCAACGACACCGAGTTCCAGGGGCACAAGGTGATCTTCGCCGCCTGCTCCACCTTCATGCGCGATCAGTTCCTGCTCAACCAGTCCAGGCAGGTGCGGATCACCATCCTGCAGAGCGCCGAGGTGggcaggaagctgctgctctcctgctacACGGGCGCGCTGGAAGTCaagaggaaggagctgctcaAGTACCTGACGGCCGCGAGTTACCTGCAGATGGTTCACATCGTGGAGAAGTGCACCGAGGCTTTGTCCAAGTACTTGGAGATCGACGCTTCCATGGAGAGCGGTACCCAGGCTGCTGAGGGGTGCCACTCCTCGGATGCTGAACTAAGGAGCGGGGATGAGGTTTTAGATAAAGATTGTGAAATAATCGAGATCTCTGAAGACAGCCCAGAGAACGAAGAATACCCCGTGAAACAGgaggatggagatggagatggggatggggatggccCACACCCTGCAGCGCAGAGCTTGGTGTCAGAAAGGAAGGACACAAAATCCCCAGAAATATCAACAGTGGAAATCGGCTATAAGGATGATGAAATCTGTATCTTCAGAATGGATTCCATGGGTGTGGCAAATGTAGAGAATGATCATTTTCCTCAGCCTTGTACTTCCTCTAAAACAAATCTGTATTTCCCAGAAACCCAGCACTCCTTGATAAACTCTACAGTTGAAAGCAGGAATACAGAAATGCCAGGAAATCACTTTCAGGCTTTTGTTGGTGACAATCCAGAAGGAACTTCCAGTGGGGCAAATGGGTTCCAGAGCCTGGAGGATTCTGGCAGCTCATGGCGGCACCAGTGTCCAAAGTGTCCCAGGGGCTTTCTGCACCTGGAGAACTATCTCAGACATCTGAAAATGCACAAACTCTTCCTGTGCTTGCAATGTGGCAAAACATTCACGCAGAAAAAGAATCTCAACAGGCACATCCGGGGGCACATGGGGATCCGGCCCTTCCAGTGCATGGTGTGCTTGAAGACCTTCACGGCCAAGAGCACGCTGCAGGATCACCTCAACATCCACAGCGGGGACCGGCCCTACAAGTGCCACTGCTGCGACATGGACTTCAAACACAAGTCTGCTCTTAAAAAGCACTTGACTTCTGTTcatggaaggagcagcagcgAAAAGCCAAACCTGAACACTATTACAAAAGTTAAAATAGACTATGATTGA